DNA sequence from the Streptomyces sp. NBC_01497 genome:
GCCCGCCAGAGCGGCCTCCAGCGGCCCGCGAACCCTCCGCTGGCCCTCGGGCGCGTCGATGTCCTCCCGGTCCACGAGAGAGGCGTACGTGGCGAACACGACCACGGGCCCGTGCCCGGCCCACAGAGCGAGCTGGATCGGGTTCGTGGTGGTGCGCACCCCGAGCGAGCCCAGGACCGCGTCGTTCTCCAGCGAGCACACGGCGACCATCGGCGCCCGGTGGCCCACCGCCCGCCACGCCTGGGCGGTCTGCGCGAGCAGGTCCAGGGTCGGCACCGTGATGAGGATCCGGCCGTCCGCGAACGACTCCAGCGCGCACGCAGCAGCGGTGATCGTTTTGCCGGATCCGGTCGCGGAGACGATCGTGCCCCGGGCACCCTGCGGGGGCGGAGATGATCTTGCAGTAAATTCTACCCATCTGCGGAAACTCGTTTTCTGGTCCAGTTGGTGTTTCCGAAGCTGTACGTGCGGCATGGAGAACTTTCTTTCAGTGAGGTCTACGGTTCGTTGTCCGACAATGAAGCCGAGGTGATTGCGGTGTACTGGCGGTGATGGACGTAGCTCTGGTTGGGATGTTGGGGGACGATGCGGGAGATGGATGGGGCAGCGAAGTTGGTAGAGGCGGCGGGTTGTGGCGATCTGGAGCTGATGACAAGTCTGCTGGGCAAGGGCACACCGGTCGACGGCAGAGATCGAGAGGGCCGTACTCCTCTGGATCGTGCTCTGTGGGCGGGGCGGCACGGAGCTGTCTGTCTGCTCCTGGCTGCGGGCACGAACACTGAACAGCCCATCGGGCAGTACGCCGAGACGCTGCCACTGCGCTTCACCGCTGAGCGTGGAATGCAGACCATGGCCCGCATTCTGCTGGAGGCCGGGGCAGAGCCTGATGGCCGACTGTGTGAGGGGCGGGCAACCGCCTTGATGGTGGCGGCCACCGAAGGACAGGAGGGCATCGCTGAGATGCTGCTGGACCACGGAGCATGCCTGGAGTCGGTGGGACGGGGCCGGACACCGCTGGAATGGGCGGCGTCCGGGGGCAGGCCGGCAGTCGTCCGGCTGTTGCTGGACCACGGCGCCACCCGGATAGCCGAGGCACTGGCCCAAGCTGGCCGTGGCGCCAACCGCTGGAAACACACTCCTGAGCGCCAAGCAGAGTACACGGAGACAATCTCCATGCTCCTGGCCGCAAGCAACTGACCCTGAACCGCCGTTCCTCTCTCAGAATTCCGGAAAGGTTCCCGGATGGCTGGGGGTATCCCGCCTTTCCGCCAACAATACATGGTGCATCAACCGTGATGCACACGGTCCACTAGAACCCACACGAACGAGCCCCCCACCCCTCGCAGCCAGCCCGGCCCGCGCCAGCGGGCCCCAACGGGCCTGGAGGCGCAGCCGGAAGGACCGTCAGGCGGGGGAGCGCAGCGGACCCGCCCCGGGCCGAAGCGAAGCGAAAGCCCCCAGCGAAGGCGCAACCTTCACCCCGTTCCGGGAGCGCAGCGAACGGAACCTCACCCCACGGGCGCAGCCCGTGGGGTGAGTGGCCGCGCAGCGGGCCACCAGCGCTCCCGCGGAGCGGAGCGCAACCACCTGCGCAGCAAGGTGGTTCGCTTGCATTGCGCGCAGCGC
Encoded proteins:
- a CDS encoding ankyrin repeat domain-containing protein; translated protein: MDGAAKLVEAAGCGDLELMTSLLGKGTPVDGRDREGRTPLDRALWAGRHGAVCLLLAAGTNTEQPIGQYAETLPLRFTAERGMQTMARILLEAGAEPDGRLCEGRATALMVAATEGQEGIAEMLLDHGACLESVGRGRTPLEWAASGGRPAVVRLLLDHGATRIAEALAQAGRGANRWKHTPERQAEYTETISMLLAASN